In Cytophagia bacterium CHB2, the following are encoded in one genomic region:
- a CDS encoding diguanylate cyclase translates to MATGITNKDTSKSKILVVDDVAVNVQLLTTYLSSVGYNVIAARDGQEALEKIPNCSPDLILLDVMMPKFNGFEVCERIKNDEATRIIPVIMVTALNEIEDKIRATEAGADDFVSKPFNKLELLTRVKSLLRIKELHDQLNAKVKELEQAKERLRQLAITDGLTGLYNHRYLKEHLEQELYRASRHLSEVSAVMIDIDHFKKYNDTYGHPAGDALLSAVARLLKENIRKIDIAARYGGEEFCLVLAETNKAAAVVVAEKMRRLVELSQFQPQESRVNGRVTISLGVATFPDDATSMNDLIAIADRRLYHAKQGGRNQVVRD, encoded by the coding sequence ATGGCTACAGGTATCACGAATAAGGACACCAGCAAGAGCAAAATCTTAGTGGTTGACGACGTTGCCGTCAATGTGCAACTTCTGACAACCTATTTATCCTCGGTCGGTTATAATGTTATTGCCGCGCGGGACGGCCAGGAGGCGCTCGAAAAAATTCCCAACTGCTCGCCCGATTTGATCCTGCTCGATGTGATGATGCCGAAGTTCAACGGCTTCGAAGTGTGCGAGCGCATCAAGAACGACGAAGCCACGCGCATCATTCCGGTGATTATGGTAACCGCGCTGAATGAGATCGAAGACAAGATTCGCGCCACCGAGGCGGGAGCAGATGATTTCGTCAGTAAGCCGTTCAACAAACTCGAGCTGCTGACGCGCGTCAAATCGCTGCTGCGCATCAAAGAGTTGCACGATCAGCTCAACGCCAAAGTGAAGGAGTTGGAGCAAGCGAAAGAGCGTTTGCGGCAGCTTGCGATAACCGACGGCCTCACCGGCTTATACAACCATCGTTATTTGAAAGAGCATCTCGAACAAGAATTGTATCGCGCGTCGCGCCACCTCTCGGAAGTATCGGCAGTCATGATCGACATTGATCATTTCAAAAAGTATAACGATACGTATGGGCATCCGGCGGGCGATGCCCTGTTGAGCGCGGTGGCGCGCTTGTTGAAAGAAAATATTCGCAAAATCGATATCGCTGCGCGTTACGGCGGCGAAGAATTCTGCCTCGTCTTGGCGGAAACCAATAAAGCCGCAGCCGTGGTGGTGGCGGAGAAGATGCGGCGGCTCGTCGAACTTTCGCAATTTCAGCCGCAGGAATCACGGGTGAACGGCCGCGTGACCATCAGTCTCGGTGTGGCGACCTTTCCGGATGATGCCACCTCGATGAATGATCTTATTGCGATCGCCGACCGGCGGCTTTATCATGCAAAGCAGGGAGGGCGTAACCAGGTGGTCAGGGATTAG
- a CDS encoding HAMP domain-containing protein, protein MDWMFFKKKTIFRKVFFITLTVSLLPLIVSWVYLLRVAAQHGFDPTSAVVAGFYAATGLAILLALGGSYYLSRRISRPITHFIKTATLIARGNFSERVSIESNDEIGRLAQIFNYMTTELRRLRDMDLNRLINEKIKNESILKNLADGVIGVDVSDKIMMLNSVMEGWFGIRERQCLEKPLESCVSNQTLLQFLRKVRDENKPGLWISESEIVIKSTKTWRNIFLQARAAKVVNEKNEMIGIVAILRDVTREKEIDRMKTELVSMVAHELRSPLTSISGFSELLLDPTVNREQSEEYAAIILKESNRLSELINKFLDISKIEAGKIQVKKVPMQITDVLDKVLDVNLHQAEKKGIVVSVKLAQDIPLVYGDKDMMEQVILNLFNNAVKYSPENTAIEIRLKERENDVLFEIEDNGYGISEKALPRIFEKFYRVTDNDKVREVTGTGLGLSLVKEIVELHNGVINVKSKVGEGSTFFFSIPKYNGKFHDIAFDDDLESEMASHHF, encoded by the coding sequence GTGGACTGGATGTTTTTTAAGAAAAAGACGATTTTTCGCAAGGTCTTCTTTATTACGCTCACGGTATCGTTGCTGCCGTTGATTGTTTCGTGGGTCTATTTGCTGCGCGTCGCCGCGCAGCACGGATTTGACCCGACCAGCGCGGTGGTCGCCGGTTTCTATGCCGCCACCGGCCTGGCTATTTTGCTGGCGCTGGGCGGCTCGTACTATCTCTCCCGCCGTATCAGCCGGCCTATTACCCATTTTATCAAAACCGCCACCTTGATTGCACGCGGCAATTTCAGCGAGCGTGTGTCCATTGAATCAAATGATGAAATCGGCCGGCTGGCGCAAATTTTCAATTACATGACCACGGAATTGCGCCGCCTGCGTGACATGGATTTGAACCGCCTCATCAATGAAAAAATCAAAAACGAATCGATATTAAAGAATCTTGCCGACGGCGTGATCGGCGTCGACGTCAGCGATAAGATCATGATGCTGAACTCGGTGATGGAGGGTTGGTTTGGTATTCGCGAGCGCCAATGCCTGGAAAAACCGCTGGAAAGCTGCGTCAGTAATCAAACGCTGCTGCAATTCCTGCGCAAAGTGCGCGACGAGAATAAGCCGGGATTGTGGATTTCCGAGAGTGAGATTGTCATTAAGTCGACCAAAACCTGGCGCAATATTTTTCTGCAGGCGCGCGCAGCCAAGGTCGTCAATGAAAAGAACGAAATGATCGGCATCGTGGCGATTTTGCGCGATGTCACGCGCGAGAAGGAAATCGACCGTATGAAAACCGAATTGGTTTCGATGGTCGCGCACGAGTTGCGTTCCCCGCTCACCTCGATTTCCGGGTTCAGCGAATTGCTGCTCGATCCCACCGTTAATCGCGAGCAATCGGAAGAATATGCCGCGATTATTTTGAAAGAATCCAACCGCCTCAGCGAGTTGATCAACAAGTTCCTCGATATTTCCAAGATCGAAGCTGGCAAGATTCAGGTCAAGAAAGTGCCGATGCAGATCACCGATGTGTTGGATAAAGTGCTCGACGTCAATCTGCATCAAGCCGAGAAGAAGGGCATCGTCGTCAGCGTCAAGCTCGCGCAAGACATTCCGCTGGTTTACGGCGACAAGGATATGATGGAGCAGGTAATCCTGAATCTGTTCAACAACGCGGTGAAATACAGCCCGGAAAACACTGCGATTGAGATTCGCCTGAAGGAACGTGAAAACGACGTCTTGTTTGAGATTGAAGACAACGGTTATGGCATTTCCGAAAAAGCGCTGCCGCGCATTTTTGAGAAATTCTATCGCGTCACCGACAATGACAAAGTCCGCGAAGTGACCGGCACTGGACTCGGGCTTTCATTGGTGAAAGAGATCGTCGAACTGCACAACGGCGTCATCAATGTCAAGAGCAAGGTTGGCGAAGGTTCGACGTTTTTTTTCAGCATCCCGAAATATAACGGCAAATTTCATGATATCGCCTTCGACGACGATCTGGAATCGGAAATGGCTTCTCACCATTTCTGA
- a CDS encoding PAS domain S-box protein — protein MQPPDTGTLDDPLAANVRASTQEAEQRAKTVRTILMIDADSDNRDRTGRVIRNTSYAFIGAGSGEEGLELLLRFRPELVLLDYDLPGMNGVEVLQELAGNPYYKPVSETPVIMLASHQMGEANRTRLFQLGLRMFLEKPFAGRELLNVIENVFILHDLLQRNREHEQRIKRTEYKYQDLIENASDLIFTLNGRGEFVFINRRISALTGHLREAWKDRPLVEMVIPEDRATVETNFRNTLNGKSRIFEMRVRSQAGKLLYLSTNINPMFERGEVVGCVGIARDVTQRKKLEQEITDLKNFNESIVQSIGSGLITLDLERKITSFNLAAEEALGWRASEVIGRYFDELFPAVEVDQMLSEPESDEAGSPLLHREMELTRKDSKRIHIGFTLTPRRDNRNRRVGVIISFRDISQIKQMQAEVLRMDRLASLGVLASGIAHEIRNPLAGIKTVAQTLEEDFDPNDGKREYVARIIRQVNRMDELLRTLFSYARPKSPMRQSCQLQEIVNEVKGLMHQRFDKGNIQFEEVYADDLPLIYVDFHQIQQVFLNLFLNALDAMPNGGRLALTARPLASAALRADGRGTNLPAPPQGLYSEVRISDTGEGIPKENLQAIFDPFFTTKPQGSGLGLSIVYRIMEEHHGDIRVESAVGEGTTFSLLLPTA, from the coding sequence ATGCAACCGCCTGATACGGGAACGCTGGATGATCCACTCGCGGCAAATGTGCGCGCTTCCACACAAGAGGCGGAGCAGCGCGCAAAGACCGTGCGCACAATTTTGATGATCGATGCGGACAGCGATAATCGCGACCGCACGGGCAGAGTTATTCGCAACACTAGTTATGCCTTCATCGGGGCCGGTTCCGGCGAAGAGGGTTTGGAATTGCTGCTTCGCTTTCGCCCCGAGTTGGTGTTGTTGGATTATGATCTGCCCGGCATGAATGGGGTCGAGGTTCTGCAAGAATTGGCGGGAAATCCCTATTACAAGCCGGTGAGTGAAACGCCGGTAATCATGCTCGCCTCGCACCAGATGGGTGAAGCCAATCGCACGCGTTTGTTTCAGCTCGGCCTGCGCATGTTTTTGGAAAAGCCCTTTGCCGGCCGCGAATTGCTCAACGTGATCGAGAATGTTTTTATCTTGCATGATCTGCTGCAACGCAATCGCGAGCACGAACAGCGCATCAAGCGCACGGAATACAAGTATCAGGATCTGATTGAGAACGCGAGCGATCTTATTTTCACGCTCAACGGCCGCGGCGAGTTTGTCTTCATCAATCGCCGCATTTCCGCGCTCACCGGACACTTGCGCGAAGCCTGGAAGGACCGGCCGTTGGTGGAAATGGTGATACCGGAGGATCGCGCCACGGTTGAAACGAATTTCCGCAATACTTTGAACGGCAAATCGCGCATTTTTGAAATGCGCGTGCGCTCGCAGGCGGGCAAGCTGTTGTATCTCTCGACCAACATCAATCCCATGTTCGAACGCGGCGAAGTAGTGGGTTGCGTCGGCATTGCGCGCGACGTGACGCAGCGCAAGAAACTCGAACAGGAAATCACCGATCTTAAGAATTTCAATGAAAGCATTGTGCAGAGCATCGGCTCCGGGCTGATCACGCTGGATTTGGAGCGCAAGATCACGTCGTTCAACCTGGCCGCCGAAGAAGCGTTGGGTTGGCGTGCGAGTGAGGTGATCGGCCGCTATTTTGATGAGTTGTTTCCGGCGGTGGAGGTCGATCAAATGTTGTCCGAGCCGGAATCGGATGAGGCGGGCTCGCCGTTGTTGCATCGCGAGATGGAGTTGACGCGCAAAGACAGCAAACGCATTCACATCGGCTTTACGCTTACGCCGCGGCGGGATAATCGCAATCGCCGTGTGGGTGTGATCATTTCCTTTCGCGACATTTCTCAGATCAAACAAATGCAGGCCGAGGTGCTGCGCATGGATCGCCTGGCCTCGCTGGGTGTGCTCGCCAGCGGCATCGCGCATGAAATCCGCAACCCGCTTGCCGGCATCAAAACCGTGGCGCAGACGCTGGAGGAGGATTTCGATCCGAATGACGGCAAGCGCGAGTACGTCGCGCGCATCATTCGCCAGGTCAATCGCATGGACGAGTTGTTGCGCACGTTGTTTTCCTATGCCCGGCCGAAATCGCCGATGCGCCAGTCGTGCCAATTGCAGGAAATTGTGAACGAAGTCAAGGGGTTAATGCATCAGCGCTTCGACAAGGGCAATATTCAATTCGAAGAAGTTTATGCTGATGATCTGCCGTTGATCTATGTTGACTTTCATCAAATTCAGCAGGTGTTTCTCAATCTTTTTTTGAATGCGCTCGATGCCATGCCCAACGGCGGCCGTCTTGCGCTAACGGCCCGGCCGCTGGCAAGCGCGGCGCTGCGCGCCGACGGACGCGGCACCAATTTACCGGCTCCGCCGCAAGGTTTGTATTCGGAAGTTCGCATCAGCGACACGGGCGAGGGCATTCCCAAAGAGAATTTACAGGCCATCTTTGACCCGTTTTTTACAACCAAGCCGCAAGGCTCAGGGCTGGGGCTGTCAATCGTCTATCGCATCATGGAAGAACATCACGGCGATATTCGCGTCGAGAGCGCTGTTGGTGAAGGCACGACCTTCAGCCTGTTGTTGCCGACGGCTTAA
- a CDS encoding sigma-54-dependent Fis family transcriptional regulator yields the protein MQAKLLIVEDNADLCHTLADVFRKSGHKVLTALSGADAKKILKSEIIDLALLDLRLPDMLGIKVLEFAKEVDPDIMVIMMTALANDPRPAVEAMKVGAFDYLTKPFELDEVKLVVAKALETVSLKREVSRLKQQQRDKFPATELFGNSSVMQEIKNMIKIVSETPRTSVLIQGESGTGKELVANTIHQWSSRGEKPFVPINCSAIPESLLESELFGHEKGAFTDAKALKKGIFELADAGTIFLDEISSMRIALQPKLLRVLETQTFRRIGGTADIQIDVRVVAASNRDLQDMVREGSFREDLYYRLKVMVIALPPLRERKEDIIPLASLFIERNNHEFNKSLVGLSPEAEELLRLYQWPGNVRELKNVIERAVILCQDNVLKPEHLPMELRNEKGHSFAFAGSHLSPATNVNASMSLEQMEKIHIQNVLAQNKGNKSRTARALNISRSTLREKMRLYEIPG from the coding sequence GTGCAAGCCAAGCTTTTGATTGTTGAAGATAATGCGGATCTGTGCCATACGCTGGCGGATGTTTTTCGCAAAAGCGGCCACAAGGTATTGACCGCGCTCTCCGGTGCGGACGCCAAAAAGATTCTCAAGAGTGAAATCATCGACCTGGCGTTGCTCGATTTGCGCCTTCCCGATATGCTCGGCATCAAAGTGCTCGAATTCGCCAAAGAAGTCGATCCCGACATCATGGTGATCATGATGACGGCTTTGGCGAACGATCCCCGGCCTGCGGTAGAAGCCATGAAAGTGGGCGCGTTCGATTATCTCACCAAACCGTTCGAGCTGGATGAAGTCAAACTGGTGGTGGCCAAGGCGCTCGAAACCGTGAGCCTCAAACGCGAAGTCTCGCGCTTGAAACAGCAACAACGCGACAAGTTTCCAGCGACCGAGTTGTTCGGCAACAGCAGTGTGATGCAAGAAATCAAAAACATGATCAAAATCGTGAGCGAAACTCCGCGCACCTCGGTTTTGATTCAAGGCGAAAGCGGCACCGGGAAAGAACTTGTCGCCAATACGATTCATCAATGGAGCAGCCGCGGTGAGAAGCCGTTCGTGCCTATCAATTGCAGCGCGATTCCCGAGAGTCTGCTCGAATCTGAGTTGTTCGGCCACGAAAAAGGCGCATTCACCGACGCCAAGGCGCTGAAGAAAGGCATTTTCGAATTGGCAGATGCGGGCACGATCTTTCTCGATGAAATTTCGAGCATGCGCATTGCCTTGCAACCCAAATTGCTGCGGGTGCTGGAGACGCAAACGTTTCGCCGCATTGGCGGCACCGCTGACATTCAAATCGACGTGCGCGTGGTGGCCGCCTCGAATCGTGATTTGCAGGATATGGTGCGCGAAGGCTCGTTTCGCGAAGATTTGTATTATCGCCTGAAGGTGATGGTGATTGCGCTGCCGCCGCTGCGTGAGCGCAAAGAGGACATTATTCCGCTTGCCTCGCTTTTCATCGAACGGAATAATCACGAGTTTAACAAAAGCCTGGTGGGGTTGTCGCCCGAGGCGGAGGAACTGCTGCGGCTTTATCAATGGCCGGGCAATGTGCGCGAGCTGAAGAACGTCATCGAGCGCGCCGTCATTTTGTGTCAGGATAACGTGCTCAAGCCCGAGCATTTGCCGATGGAATTGCGCAACGAGAAGGGCCATTCTTTTGCTTTTGCCGGCTCTCATTTGTCGCCCGCGACCAATGTCAACGCCTCAATGTCGCTTGAGCAAATGGAGAAAATTCACATTCAAAACGTGCTGGCGCAAAACAAAGGCAATAAATCCCGCACCGCGCGCGCATTAAATATTTCCCGCTCTACGCTTCGTGAAAAAATGCGCCTTTATGAGATCCCCGGATGA
- a CDS encoding response regulator, whose product MYLAASNYEHTQRNAKSSPEGFRFTMNDHTINKCILIVDDEDDLTWSISKTLAKNDQQLEVICVGDGNAALTVLAQRRVDVVVSDIRMPGRNGLELLSDIRRDHPGAKVIIMTAAGSNDLRKELELRGASFYLEKPFEIRYLRQLIYEALDLAPPFANHTPDEKKGTAGFTPIHAD is encoded by the coding sequence ATGTATCTCGCTGCCAGTAACTACGAACACACACAACGAAACGCTAAGTCTTCGCCGGAAGGCTTTCGCTTCACCATGAATGATCATACCATCAACAAATGCATCCTCATCGTGGATGATGAAGATGATCTGACCTGGAGCATCTCCAAAACGCTGGCAAAAAACGATCAGCAGCTTGAGGTGATTTGCGTGGGGGACGGCAATGCGGCGCTTACGGTTTTGGCGCAGCGGCGTGTTGACGTGGTGGTTTCGGATATTCGCATGCCAGGCCGCAACGGTTTGGAGTTGCTCTCGGATATCCGGCGCGATCATCCCGGCGCCAAAGTTATTATCATGACTGCAGCCGGCAGCAATGATTTGCGCAAGGAGCTGGAACTGCGCGGCGCTTCGTTCTATCTAGAAAAGCCATTTGAGATTCGCTATTTGCGCCAATTGATTTATGAAGCGCTCGATCTTGCCCCGCCGTTTGCAAACCATACGCCAGACGAAAAAAAAGGCACTGCGGGTTTCACGCCCATTCATGCCGACTGA